DNA sequence from the Bradyrhizobium sp. CIAT3101 genome:
GCGGGTAGTCCCGGCTTAGCGCTCGGCAAAGGCCTTTTCGACCACGAACTGTGCGGGCTCGCCATGGTTGCCCTCGATGAAACCGCGCTCGCCGAGCAGCACGCGGGTGTCCGCCACCAGCGCCGGGCTGCCGCAGATCATGACACGGTCATGGGCCGCCTCGATCGCCGGCAGGCCGATATCGTCGAACAGCTTGCCGGAGGTGATGAGGTCGGTGATGCGGCCGCGGTTGCGGAAGGGATCGCGGGTCACGGTCGGGTAGTAGATCAGCTGGTTCTGGATGTACTCGCCGAGCATCTCGTCCTTCGGCAGATGTTCGGTGATCATCTCGCCATAGGCGAGTTCCTTCACATGCCGGCAGCCGTGCAGCAGCACGACCTTCTCGAACCGCTCATAGGTCTCGGGGTCCTTGATCACGCTCAGGAACGGCGCGAGGCCGGTGCCGGTGCCGATGAGGTAGAGGTTGCGGCCCGCTTCCAGATTGTCGATGACCAGCGTGCCGGTGGCCTTGCGGCTGACGATGATCTCGTCGCCTTGCTTCAGGTGCTGGAGCCGCGAGGTCAGCGGGCCGTCCGGCACCTTGATCGAGAAGAATTCGAGCGTGTCCTCGTAATTGGCGCTGGCGACGCTGTAGGCCCGCAGCAACGGCTTCTCGCCGACCTTGAGCCCGATCATGGTGAACTCGCCGTTGCGAAAACGGAAGGTCGGGCTGCGGGTGGTCTTGAAGGAGAACAGCGTGTCGGTCCAGTGGTGGACGCTCAAAACGCTTTCCTGATTGAAATTGCTCATCTCAGCTTCCCTGTCGCGTCAATTGCGGTTCCGAGGCCGGCAGCTATGCGTCGTTTGTACACGATCATTCGTATACTAATGAATAATCCTGCTTGATCCCGCGGTCAAGGCTGCCCAAGATCGAAAGCGTTGCAGTTAGGAATAAGGAGCCCCTTCCATGGCGCATGACGCACCCCAGGCCACCGGACCCTCGAAGCTCGTGATCCGCAATATCGGCCTGATCCTGTCCGGCGCGATGGAAAAGCCGATCCTGAATGGTGACACCATCGTCGCCGAGAACGGCAAGATCACCGCAATCGGCCGCTTCAAGGACCTCAACACCGACGACGCCACCACCATTGTCGAGGCCAATGGCACCACCGTCGCGCCGGGCCTGATCGACAGCCACGTCCACCCCGTCGCGGGCGACTGGACGCCGCGCCAGAACCAGATCGGCTGGATCGACAGCAACCTCCACGGCGGCGTCACCACGATGATTTCCGCCGGCGAGGTGCACATGCCCGGCCGGCCGCGCGACGTCGTCGGGCTGAAGGCCATGGCGATCTTCGCCCAGCGCGCATTCTGGAATCTGCGGCCCGGCGGCGTGAAGGTTCACGCCGGCGCACCCGTGATCGAATGCGAGATGGTCGAGGAGGATTTCAAGGAGCTGGCCGCGGCCGGCGTCAAGCTGCTCGGCGAAGTCGGCCTCGGCGGCGTCAAGGACGGCCCCACAGCGCGAAAAATGGTTGGCTGGGCGCGCAAATACGGCATCCAGAGCACCATCCACACCGGCGGCCCCTCGATCCCCGGCTCCGGCCTGATCGACAAGGACGTGGTGCTGGAGGCCGACACCGACGTGGTCGGCCATATCAACGGCGGCCACACGGCGCTGCCCGACGACCAGATCCGCTGCATCTGCGAGGGCTGCAAGCGCGGCCTCGAGCTCGTGCACAACGGCAATGAGCGCTCGGCGCTGTTCACGCTGCGCATCGCGCGCGAGATGGGCGACCTGCATCGCGTCATCCTCGGCACCGACGCGCCCGCCGGCTCCGGCGTGCAGCCGCTCGGCATCCTGCGCATGGTCTCGATGCTGTCCTCGCTCGGCGATCTGCCGGCCGAGATCGCGTTCTGCCTCGCCACCGGCAACACCGCGCGGATGCGGCAGCTCGATTGCGGCCTGATCGAGGTCGGCCGCTCCGCCGATTTCGTCATCATGGACAAGGCGCAGCACTCGCCCGGCAAGAACATCCTGGAGAGCGTCCAGCTCGGCGACCTCCCCGGCATCGGCATGACCATCATCGATGGCATCGTGCGCACGCAGCGCAGCCGCAATACACCGCCAGCTGGGAGAGTGCCGGAAGTGGTGGCGAAGTAGACACGGAAAACAGTGCCGTAGGGTGGGCAAAGCGAAGCGTGCCCACCACTGCACTTGCAAGTAAAAGATGGTGGGCACGGCGCTTTGCGCCTTTGCCCACCCTACGAGACCGTCACCGCAGCTTGTTCAGCAGCGCCATCAGCAGCTCGCGCTCTTTCGCATCGAGCGGGGCCAGCGTCTCGCGGGTGATCGCAATCGCGTTCGGCGCGAGCTTTTCCGCAAGCTGCTGACCGGCGCGCGTCAGGCTCACCAACAGGCGCCGCCCGTCCTCGGGATCCTGGCTGGTCTCGGTCAGGCCACGCGCGGTCAGGCGATCGATCACGCCCTTGATGGTGGCAACGTCCATCGCGGTCAGCCGCCCGAGCTGGTTCTGCGAGCACGGCCCGGTCTCGGCGAGCTTCGACAGCGCGGCCCACTGCGTCGGCGTCAGATTGGTGCCGATGTCGCGCGAGAAGATCGAGCTGTGGCGCTGCCAGACCTGGCGCAGGATGAAGCCGACCTGTTCGTCGAGCACGTAAGGCGGCTTGCCCTGCTTGACGCTCTTCTTCGCCGTGACGCTCCTCGCCATCCCTGCGCTGCCCTTCCCTTGCCCTTACAACGACAGATGCGCGTCGCGGATATCCGGACGCGCGTCGAGCTCGGCCATGGTCCCGCCAAAGCAGATGCGGCCGCGCTCGATGATATAGGCGCGATCGGAGATCAACCGCGCAAAGTGCAAATTCTGCTCGGAGACGACGATGCTGACGCCTTCCTTCTTCATGGTCAGGATGGCATCGACCATCTGCTCCACGATTTTTGGCGACAGGCCTTCCGAGGGCTCGTCCAGCAGCACCAGCGACGGATTGCCCATCAGCGTGCGCGCAATGGTCAACATCTGCTGCTCGCCGCCGCTCATGCGGCCGCCCGGGCGATTCTTCATCTCGCCGAGGTTCGGAAACAGCGTGAAGAGTTTTTCGCGATCCCAGTGAGGTGCATTCGGTCGCTTGGGCTGGCGGCCGACCTCGAGGTTCTCCTCCACCGTCAGATCGGTGAAGATGCGGCGCTCCTCCGGCACATAGCCGAGCCCCTCACGCACGATCTCGTGCGTCGGCTTCGCCGAGACATCCTTGCCTTCGAACATGATCCGGCCGGTTCGCTGCGCGACGAGCCCGACGATCGAACGAAAGGTCGTCGACTTGCCGGCGCCATTGCGCCCGAGCAGCGCCACCACCTCGCCCTCGCCGACCTCGAAACCGATGTCGAACAGGATATGCGCGGGGCCGTAATGACTGTTGAGGTCTTGCACCGTGAGCTTCATGCCGAGGCCCCTTCGCGATGGCCGCCCTCGTAAAGCAGACCCTCGCCGAGATAGATCGCCTGCACCTGCGGATTGCCGCGCACCTCGGCCGGCGAGCCTTCGGCAATCAGCGTCCCCCGATTCAGCACGATGATGCGGTCGGCATGCTCGAACACCACGTCCATGTCGTGCTCGGTGAAGAGCACGCCGATCGACTTTTCCCGCGCGATCTGCGCGGTGAGCCGCATCAGCTCGACACGCTCGCGCGGCGCCATGCCGGCGGTCGGCTCGTCCATCAGGAGCAGTTTTGGATCGTTGGCAAGCGCCACCGCGAGCTCGAGCCGCTTGAGGTCGCCATAGGCAAGCTCGCCGCAGGGACGATCGGCATAGCCGCCCATGCCGACCAGCTCGAGCAGGCGGCCGGCCTCGCCGCGGTCGACATTCGGCGCCGAACCCCAGAGATTGAACAGCTGCTTGCCGTGCGAGATCAGCGCGACCTGGACGTTCTCGCGCACGGTCATGGTGGCGAAAGTCGCCGTGATCTGGAAGGTGCGTCCAACGCCGAGCCGCCAGATCTCGCGCGGCTTCTTGCCGGTCGTCTCTTCACCCAGCAGGCGGACATGGCCGGTATCGGGCCGGTTCTGGCCGTTGAGCATGTCGAAGCACGTGCTCTTGCCCGCACCGTTCGGGCCGATCAGCGCCAGAATCTCGCCGGCGCGCAGCGAGAACGAGACGCCGCGCACGGCGTGGATGCCGCCGTAGGATTTGGTCAGGCCTTCGACCGCGAGAAGTGGGGGTGCGACGCTCATTCGGCGGACTCGATCGGCTTGGCCAACAGGGACGATCCCGGCGGCGATGACTTCCTGCGGCGCTGCGCCAGCATCTCCAGCATGCCGACGATGCCCTTGGGGAAGACGACCACGATCAGCACGATGAAGCCGCCGAGCACGAGCTTTGACAGATCGGTCTGGCTCACCAGCCAGATGTTGAGCGCCTTGTAGACGATGGCGCCGATCACCCCGCCCGACACCGTCTCGACGCCGCCGAGCAGCACCATGACCAGCGCATCGACCGAGAGCGAGATGCCGAGATTGTCGGGGAAGACACTGCCCTTGAGATAGGCGAACAGTGCGCCGCCGATGCCGGCGGTGGTGCCCGCGATGACGAACGCCGTCCATTGGATTCGCTTGGCGTTGATGCCGACCGCCTCGCTGCGCAGCAGCGAGTCACGCGTGGCGCGGAGCGCATAGCCGAATGGCGAAAACACCGCGATCCGCAGCGCAACGGTCACGAGCGCGGC
Encoded proteins:
- a CDS encoding MarR family transcriptional regulator, yielding MARSVTAKKSVKQGKPPYVLDEQVGFILRQVWQRHSSIFSRDIGTNLTPTQWAALSKLAETGPCSQNQLGRLTAMDVATIKGVIDRLTARGLTETSQDPEDGRRLLVSLTRAGQQLAEKLAPNAIAITRETLAPLDAKERELLMALLNKLR
- a CDS encoding amidohydrolase family protein, whose product is MAHDAPQATGPSKLVIRNIGLILSGAMEKPILNGDTIVAENGKITAIGRFKDLNTDDATTIVEANGTTVAPGLIDSHVHPVAGDWTPRQNQIGWIDSNLHGGVTTMISAGEVHMPGRPRDVVGLKAMAIFAQRAFWNLRPGGVKVHAGAPVIECEMVEEDFKELAAAGVKLLGEVGLGGVKDGPTARKMVGWARKYGIQSTIHTGGPSIPGSGLIDKDVVLEADTDVVGHINGGHTALPDDQIRCICEGCKRGLELVHNGNERSALFTLRIAREMGDLHRVILGTDAPAGSGVQPLGILRMVSMLSSLGDLPAEIAFCLATGNTARMRQLDCGLIEVGRSADFVIMDKAQHSPGKNILESVQLGDLPGIGMTIIDGIVRTQRSRNTPPAGRVPEVVAK
- a CDS encoding ferredoxin--NADP reductase, which translates into the protein MSNFNQESVLSVHHWTDTLFSFKTTRSPTFRFRNGEFTMIGLKVGEKPLLRAYSVASANYEDTLEFFSIKVPDGPLTSRLQHLKQGDEIIVSRKATGTLVIDNLEAGRNLYLIGTGTGLAPFLSVIKDPETYERFEKVVLLHGCRHVKELAYGEMITEHLPKDEMLGEYIQNQLIYYPTVTRDPFRNRGRITDLITSGKLFDDIGLPAIEAAHDRVMICGSPALVADTRVLLGERGFIEGNHGEPAQFVVEKAFAER
- a CDS encoding ABC transporter ATP-binding protein, producing the protein MSVAPPLLAVEGLTKSYGGIHAVRGVSFSLRAGEILALIGPNGAGKSTCFDMLNGQNRPDTGHVRLLGEETTGKKPREIWRLGVGRTFQITATFATMTVRENVQVALISHGKQLFNLWGSAPNVDRGEAGRLLELVGMGGYADRPCGELAYGDLKRLELAVALANDPKLLLMDEPTAGMAPRERVELMRLTAQIAREKSIGVLFTEHDMDVVFEHADRIIVLNRGTLIAEGSPAEVRGNPQVQAIYLGEGLLYEGGHREGASA
- a CDS encoding ABC transporter ATP-binding protein produces the protein MKLTVQDLNSHYGPAHILFDIGFEVGEGEVVALLGRNGAGKSTTFRSIVGLVAQRTGRIMFEGKDVSAKPTHEIVREGLGYVPEERRIFTDLTVEENLEVGRQPKRPNAPHWDREKLFTLFPNLGEMKNRPGGRMSGGEQQMLTIARTLMGNPSLVLLDEPSEGLSPKIVEQMVDAILTMKKEGVSIVVSEQNLHFARLISDRAYIIERGRICFGGTMAELDARPDIRDAHLSL